The DNA region TCGGCGTCGGGGAGGCGACGCGGTGATCCCTGTTCAACAGCTTGACACCCATCTCGCGCTCGAGCTGGGCGATGCGCTGCGAGATCGCCGGCTGGGTGGTGTTGAGCCGCGCGGCGGCGCCACGGAAGCTGCCGAGCTTGACGACCCAGAGGAAGGTTTCGATCGAGCGGAAGTCCGTCATCGGAAGTATCTTTCGATCGATAAATCTGATTTATCGATTTTGATTAGAAAGGACGATTAGACATTATATCACGCTTGGTGTTGGCTTGTCCTTGTCGAGATTATGGGCAGGAGGGGCCTATGACTGTTTTTGCGGCAGCGCAGCGAACCCAAGGGGAAGCTCGAGGCGAACCGGTGCTTGAGAGCGCCGAAGCGCGACGCGCCTATCGCAGCGGGACGGTTTCCGCCCCGACCACCGCCGGCGTCGCCAACGGCTTCGTCCAGGGCAATCTCGCGATCCTTCCCGAAAAACTCGCCGGCGCCTTCCACCGCTTCTGCCAGCTCAATCCAAAGCCGTGCCCAATCATCGGCATGTCCGATGTCGGCGATCCCAGGATCCCGGCACTCGGCCTCGACCTCGATATCCGCACCGACGTGCCGCGCTACCGGGTCTGGCGCGACGGCGAGGTGGCGGATGAGCCGACCGACATCATGAAATACTGGCGCGACGATTTCGTCGCCTTCGTGCTTGGCTGCTCATACTCCTTTGAAGAAGCGCTGCTCGACGACGGGCTGCCGATCCGTCACATCGAACGCAACCTGCGTGTGCCAATGTACCGCACCAATATCGCGTGCAGCGCGTCCGGACCGTTTGCCGGGCCGATGGTGGTGTCGATGCGTCCGTTCAAGCCGGCGGAAGCGATCCGCGCCGTGCAGATCACCTCGCGCTTTCCCTCGGTGCATGGCGCGCCGGTGCATCTCGGCCATCCGCATTTGATCGGCATCAAGGACGTCGCCAAGCCCGATTACGGCGATGCCGTGCCGGTTGGCGACGACGAGATCCCGGTGTTCTGGGCCTGCGGGGTGACGCCGCAATCGGTGATTGCAAGCGCAAAGCTGCCGTTCGCGATCACGCATTCGCCCGGCCTGATGCTGGTGACCGACCTCAGGAACAGGCAGCTCGCTGTGCTCTGAATAGGCAATTCGTGCAATTCATTCGGGCTTTACTGCGCGCTACAAGCGTTTCATCGATAAAAACAGACTGACCAAGGGGAATTTCGCATGACGATCTCTCGCCGCAACGTGTTGCTCGGCGCTACCGGTGCCACCGCCGCCGCTGCGCTCGGCCCGATGGCCGCACGCGCGCAGACCAGTGAAGTCGCCATCGGCGTGATCTATCCGTTGTCCGGCTCCAGCGCCGCGATCGGCGTCGACGCGCAGCACGCGTTCAACACCGCAGCCGAGATCATCAACAAGGACTACAATTTCGCCTTGCCGCTCGCCAAGGGCGAAGGCCTGACCGGTCTCGGCGGTGCCAAGGTCAAGCTGGTGTTCGCCGATCACCAGGCCGATCCGCAGAAGGGCCGTGCCGAAACGGAGCGGCTGATCACCCAGGAGAAGGTCTGTGCCGTCGTCGGCACCTATCAGAGCGCAGTCGCCGTCACCGTCAGCCAGACCTGCGAGCGCTACCAGATCCCCTTCATCTCGGCCGACAATTCCTCGCCGAGCCTGCATCGCCGCGGACTGAAATACTACTTCCGCGCCTCGCCGCATGACGAGATGTTCTCCGCCGCGATGTTCGACTTCTTCGATGCGATGAAGAAGAAGGGTCAAAAGATCGAGACGCTGTCGCTGTTCCACGAAGACACCATCTTCGGCACCGATTCGGCGAATGCCCAGACCAAGCTCGCCGGCGAGCGCGGCTACAAGATCGTCGCCGACATCAAGTATCGCGCCAACTCGCCGTCGCTGACCGCCGAGGTGCAGCAGCTCAAGGCCGCCAATGCCGACGTGCTGATGCCGTCGAGCTACACCACCGACGCGATCCTCTTGGTCAAGACCATGGCGGAGCTCGGCTACAAGCCGAAGAACATCATGGCGCAGGATGCCGGCTTCTCGGAGAAGGCGGTGTATGACGCGGTCGGCGACAAGCTCGAAGGCGTGATCTCGCGCGGCAGCTTCTCGCTCGACCTCGCGCAGAAGCGGCCGATGGTCGGGCTGATCAACGAGATGTACCGCGCCAAGTCCGGCAAGGACTTCAACGACTACACCTCGCGCCAGTTCATGGGCCTAATCGTGATGGCCGATGCCATCAACCGCGCCAAGTCGACCGACGGCGACAAGATCCGCGAAGCGCTGGTCGCGACCGACATGCCCGGCGACGTCACCATCATGCCGTGGCGCCGCATCAAGTTCGACGAGATGGGCCAGAACAACTTCGCCGATCCGGTGCTGCTGCAATATGTCGCGAAGAACTTCGTCACCATCTTCCCGGAACAGGCCGCCGTCTCCGAGGCGATCTGGCCGATGAACAGCTGATCCGTCGGACGCAACAGGGGGCAGACGGCGGTGACAGCCGAGACCATTATCCAGAGTCTGGCGAGCGGCCTGCTGATGGGGCTGCTCTACGGGCTGATCGCCGCCGGCCTCGCATTGATCTTCGGATTGATGGACGTCGTGAATTTCGCCCATGGCGAGTTCCTGATGATCGCGATGTACGTGACGTTCTTCCTGTTCACGTTCTTCGCGATCGATCCCTTGCTCGCGGCGCCGCTGGTCGCCGCGGCATTGTTCGTGTTCGGCGCGGTGATCTATCTGTTAGTGGTCCGCTTCGCGATGCGCGCCAAGGCCAATGCCGGCATGGTGCAGATCTTCTCGACCTTCGGGCTTGCGATCGTGATGCGGGGCCTGGCGCAGTTCTTCTTCACGCCCGATTACCGCAGCATTCCGCAGTCCTTGCTCGGCGGCAAGACCGTGTCGATCGGCGGCATCTTTCTGCCGGAGCCGCAACTGATCGGCGCGATGCTGTCGATCGTGGCTTTCGTCGCGCTCTACTTCTTCATCAACCGCACCGATTTCGGCCGCGCGCTCGAGGCGACGCGCGAGGATGCCGGCGCGGTGGCGCTGGTCGGCATCGACAAGAACCGGGTGTTCGCGCTCGGCTGGGGCCTCGGTGCCGCGCTGGTCGGCCTCGCCGGCGCCATCATGGCGATCTTCTTCTACATCTATCCCGATGTCGGTGCGTCCTTTGCGCTGATTGCCTATGTCACCGTGGCGCTCGGCGGCTTCGGCAGCGTGTTCGGCGCCTTTGCCGGCGGCATCCTGGTCGGCCTGGTCGAAGCCTCGACCGCGCTTCTGCTGCCGCCGTCGCTGAAATCGGTCGGCATCTATGCCGTCTATCTCCTGGTCGTCTTCATCCGCCCGCGCGGCCTGTTCGGATCGATGTGATGGACACCCACTTCGCCCAACGCCGCAGGCGTGACCTGATCATGGCTGGCTGCCTCGCGGTCGTCGCCGCGCTGGTGCCGCTGTTCGTCAAGGACGTCTACGTCCAGAACATCATGGTGCTGACCCTGATGTATGCCGCGCTGTCGCAGAGCTGGAACATCCTGTCAGGCTATTGCGGGCAGATCTCGCTCGGGCATGCGCTGTATTTCGGCCTCGGCGCCTATGCCACCGCGTTGCTGTTCACCAAATTCGGTGTGCTGCCCTGGTTTGGCATGCTGGCCGGCGGGGCGATCTCCGCAGTCATCGCGATGGCGCTCGGCTATCCCTGCTTCCGGCTGCGCGGGCACTACTTCGTGATCGCGACCATCGTGATCGCCGAGATCGCGCTCTTGCTGTTCCAGAACTGGGATTGGGCCGGCGCAGCTCTCGGCATCGACATCCCCGTGCGCGGCGACAGCTGGCTGAAATTCCAGTTCGCCCGCTCGAAACTGCCTTACTTCTATTTCGCGCTGGCGCTCGCCTGCATCGCCTGGCTCGTCACCTGGTGGCTGGAAGACTCCAAATGGGGCTATTGGTGGCGTGCGGTGAAGGACAATCCGGATGCCGCCGAAAGCCTCGGCGTCGTCGTGTTCAATTCCAAGATGGGCGCCGCGGCGGTCTCCGCGTTCCTGGTCGCGGTCGGCGGCAGCTTCTACGCCCAGTTCGTCTCCTATATAGACCCCGAAAGCGTGATGGGTTTCCAGTTCTCCCTGCTGATGGCGCTCCCTGCGGTGTTAGGCGGCATCGGCACGCTGTGGGGGCCGGTTCTGGGTGCGGTAATCCTGATCCCGCTCACCGAGCTGACGCGCTCCTTCGTCGGCGGCTCCGGGCGCGGCGTCGATCTGATCGTCTATGGCGCGCTGATCGTGCTGATCTCGCTGGCGCTGCCGCGCGGGCTGGTCAGTGTGTTCTCTCTGCGCAAGGGGGCCACACGATGACGGCGCTGTTGGAGACCCGCGGCGTCTGGCAGCGCTTCGGCGGCCTCGTCGCCAACAGCGACGTCTCGATCTCGGTCGGGCGCGGCGAGATCGTCGGCCTGATCGGGCCGAACGGCGCCGGCAAGTCGACCCTGTTCAACCTGATCGCGGGCGTGCTGCCGCCGACCCAAGGCTCGATCATCTTCGACGGCGAGGACGTCACCAAACTGCCGGCGGCAGAACGCTGCCAGCGCGGCGTCGGGCGCACCTTCCAGGTCGTCAAGAGCTTTGAGACCATGACCGTGATCGACAACGTCATCGTCGGCGCGCTGATCCGCAACACGGCGATGCGCATCGCGCGCAAGAAGGCCTATGAGGTGCTGGAATTCTGCGGCCTGGCCGCGCGGGCAGACGTGCTTGCCAGCGATCTCGTGCCATCGGAGAAGCGGCGGCTCGAAGTGGCCCGCGCGCTCGCCACCGAACCGAAGCTGCTGTTGCTCGACGAAGTGCTCACCGGTCTGACCCCGGTCGAGGCGCAGACCGGTGTCGAGCTGGTGCGCAAGGTGCGCGCCACCGGGGTCACCGTGCTGATGGTCGAGCATGTCATGGAAATCGTGATGCCGCTGGTCGACCGCGCCATCGTGCTCAATCTCGGCAAGGTGCTGGTCGAGGGCAAGCCGACCGAAGTGGTTCGCAATCCAGAGGTCATTTCTGCCTATCTCGGGGATCGTCATGCTGTCGGTGCGTGAAGTCACCACCGCCTATCAGGGCCTGGTTGCGATCTCCTCGGTGTCGATCGACGTCACCAAGGGCGAGATCGTCTGCGTCGCCGGCGCCAACGGCGCGGGCAAGTCGACGCTCTTGAAATCGATCGCCGGCGCCGAGCGTCCGCGCGCAGGGACCGTCACCTTCGATGGCAAGCGCATCGACGGCCAGCCGCAGCACGTCATCACGTCAGGCGGCATCGCTTTCGTGCCGGAGAACCGCCGGCTGTTTCCGCGCCTTTCGGTGCGCGACAATCTCCGCCTCGGCAGCTACCTCTACCGCAGCCAGGCCGACCGCGATGCGCCGCTCGATCTCGTCTTTCAGCTGTTCCCGCGGCTCTCGGAGCGGCTCGACCAGCGCGCCGAAACTTTGTCCGGTGGCGAGCAGCAGATGCTGGCGATCGGCCGCGCGCTGATGACGCGGCCGCGGCTGTTGATGCTCGACGAGCCGTCGCAGGGCATCATGCCGAAGCTGGTGGATGAAATCTTCCAGGCCGTCAAACGCATCCGCGACGCCGGCATGACGGTCCTGATCGTCGAGCAGCGCATGGCCGAGTGCCTGGAGATCGCCGACCGCGCCTACATCCTGCAAACCGGCCGCGTACTGATGCAGGGCACGGCGGCCGAGATCAGCGGCAATCCCGACGTGCGCAAGGCGTATCTCGGGCTTTGATCCGGTTATCGCCACGTACACGGGCGTCATCCTGAGGTGCCCGCCTCTTCGGCGGGCCTCGAAGGATGGCCACTGGCGGGCTGGTAGCCCATCCTTCGAGGCTCGCTCCGCTCGCACCTCAGGATGACGCCGGTGTTTGTGGCAGCTGAAGCACGGTAGGGCGGATTAGCCGAAGGCGTAATCCGCCGTGGTGCTGGTTGCACAAAGCGGCGGATTGCGCTCCGCTAATCCGCCCTACGAATTTAATGCCCATGCTCCGGCAGCGTCAGCCCGAACACCTTTGTCAAATCCTTGACCTGATCCGGTGACAGATACCGCGGGTTCAGCCCGCGCAGCAGCAGATAGAGCTTTGCCGTCTCTTCCAGCTCTTCCGTCGCGAACACCGCGGCTTCCAGCGTATCTCCCGACACCACCGGGCCGTGATTGGCGAGCAGCACGGACGAATATTGCCCCGCCAGCCCCCTGATCGCATCCGCCACATCAGGATCGCCGGGACGATAATACGGCACCAATGCGGTCTGGCCGCATTTCATCACGTAATAGGCCGTCAGCGGCGGCAGTGCGGCGCGCGGGTCGATTTCGGACAGCATCGAGAGCGCGACCGAATGGGTGGAGTGCAGGTGCACCACCGCACGCGCGGCAGACCGCGTCTGGTACAGCGCGGTGTGCAGCGGCACTTCCTTGGTCGGAGCGTCGCCGGAGACCAAGCGGCCGTTCGCGTCGAGCCGCGACATTTTCGCCGGATCGAGGAAGCCGAGCGAAGCATTGGTCGGCGTCACCAGCCAGCCGCCGTCGTCGAGCCGGACGCTGACATTGCCGGATGATCCCGGCGTCAGCCCGCGCTCGAACAGCGAGCGGCCGAAGCGGCAGATGTCCTCACGAAGCTTTGTTTCGCTCATGGCGCGCAAGCCTCCCGTCTTTTCGCCTTGTCTCATGCTTTGGCAGCGTGGCCAAGCCGTGATAGGCAAAGCAGCAAAGCTAGAGAACACCGAGGGATCGCCGCATGTCCAGTTCCGTAAAACCGCGCATCGCCGTCATTGGCCTCGGCTCGATGGGATACGGCATGGCGACCTCGCTGAACCGCGCCGGCTTCGCGGTCACCGGCTGCGACGTGTCGGCGGACGCAGTCGCGCGTTTCGTGAAGGACGGCGGCAAGGGCGCCGGAGCGCCGGCCCAGGCGGCGAAGGATGCCGACATCGTCGTCAGCGTCGTCGTCAACGCGGCGCAAACCGAGACCATCCTGTTTGGCAAGGACGGCGTCGCCGAGACGCTTGCCAAAGACGCGGTATTCATCTCCTCCGCGACGATGGACCCCGACATCGCACGGCGCCTCGCAAAGCAGCTCGAGGCGACTGGTCGGCATTACCTCGATGCCCCGATCTCCGGCGGCGCGCAGCGCGCCGCGCAGGGCGAGCTCACCATCCTCGCCTCCGGCAGCGCGGCGGCGTTCGCCAAGGCGCGGCCGGCGCTGGATGCGATGGCGGCAAAGCTCTACGAGCTCGGCGATGCCGCAGGGCAGGGCGCCGCGTTCAAGATGATCAACCAGCTGCTCGCCGGCGTGCACATCGCAGCCGCCTCGGAGGCGATCGCCTTTGCCGCGAAACAGGGCCTCGATATCCGCAAGGTCTATGAGGTGATCACCGCCTCCGCCGGCAATTCCTGGATGTTCGAGAACCGCATGCCGCACGTGCTCGACGGCGACTACGCGCCGCGCAGCGCGGTCGAGATCTTCGTGAAAGACCTCGGCATCATCCAGGACATGGCGCGCAATGCGCGTTTCCCGGTGCCGGTCTCGGCCGCCGCGTTGCAGATGTTCCTGATGACATCGGCCGCCGGCATGGGCCGCGACGACGACGCCTCGGTGGCGCGGATGTATGCGCAGGTCACCGGCACCAAACTCCCCGGCGAGAAATAAGAGGACTTTTGCAATGCCCCGTTTTGCCGCCAACCTCACCATGATGTTCAACGAGGTCCCGTTCCTCGACCGCTTCGAGGCGGCGGCGAAGGCCGGCTTCACCGCGGTCGAATTCCTGTTTCCCTATGAGCATCCGGCGGAAGAGGTCGGCAAACGACTGAAGGCGGCCGGCCTGACGCAGGCGCTGTTCAACCTGCCGCCAGGCGACTGGAGCGCCGGCGAGAAGGGCTTTGCCGCGCTGCCGGATCGCTTCAGCGACCTGCAAGTGAGCCTGAAGACCGCGCTGCCCTATGCGCATGCGACCGGCGTCAAGCGGCTGCATTTGATGGCGGGTATCGCCGATCGCAGCGACGCCAAGGCGGTCGCGGCGTTCCGCAAGTCGGTCGCCTATGCCGCGGAGTTCTTCGCCCCGCACGGCGTCGACGTCGTGATCGAGCCGATCAATCCGCGCAACGTGCCCGGCTACTTCCTCAACGACTTCATCTTCGCGCGCGACCTGATCAACGAGCTGAAGATTGCGAATCTGAAGCTGCAGTTCGACATCTACCACTGCCAGATCATCCATGGCGACGTCACCATGCGGCTGCGCGAGATGATGCCGTTCATCGGCCACATCCAGATCGCCTCGATCCCCTCGCGCAACGAGCCCGACGGCGAAGAGCTGAACTATCCGTTCCTGTTCGATGAGCTGGACCGGCTCGGCTATGGCGGCTTCGTCGGCTGCGAATACAATCCGCGCGGCAAGACCACCGACGGTCTCGCCTGGTTCAGGCCCTACGCCGGAGCAAAGCCATGACTCTCGCCAGGGAACTGTCTCTTGGCTGCATCGCCGACGACTATACCGGCGCCTCCGACCTCGCCAACACGCTGACCCGCGCGGGCCTGCGCACCGTGCAGACCATCGGCGTGCCGGCCTCCGATCTCACGCTGCCCGAGGTCGACGCGGTCGTCGTCTCGCTGAAGAGCCGCTCGATCGAGGCCGGGCTTGCCGTGACGCGCTCGCGCGCCGCGGAGACCTGGCTGCGCGGACGCGGCGCGGCGCATGTCCTGTTCAAGATCTGCTCGACTTTCGATTCCACGGATGCCGGCAACATCGGCCCGGTCATGGACGCGCTGCGCGCCGATTCCGGCGACAGCGTCGTGCTGGTGACGCCGGCCTTTCCGGAGACCGGCCGCACCGTCTACCAGGGCAATCTGTTCGTCGGCGCGGTGCCGTTGAACGAGAGCCCGCTGAAGGACCACCCGCTCAACCCGATGCGCGATTCCAACCTGGTGCGTGTGCTCGCGCGGCAGAGCAGGACCAAGGTCGGGCTGGTCGATCTGGCGACACTCGCCCGCGGCGCCGACGCGGTCCGGGCCAAGCTCGCCGATCTCGCCGCCAAGGGCATTGGTGCCGCGATCATCGATGCCGTGTTCGACCGCGACCTCGAAACCATCGGGCAGGTGGCACTGGACCATCGGCTGTCGGTCGGCGCCTCCGGCATCGGGCTTGGCCTGGCGCGAGGTCTGATCGCTTCAGGCAGGGTGAAGCCAGCCGCGGCGAATGCAACGCCGGAGATGGCGGTCGGCGGCCCCGCCGCCTGCCTCGCCGGCAGCTGTTCGCAGGCGACGTTGCAGCAGATCGCCGGCGCCGAAAAACGGATGCCGGTGCTGCATCTCGATCCCGAGCGGATCGTCACGACCAAGGATGAGGCGCAGCGTGCGCTCTCCTGGGCAAAGGGACGGCTCGGCGAGGGCCCGATCCTGATCGCCAGCAGCGCGACACCCGAGCATGTCGCAGCTCTGCAATCCCGGCATGGCCGCGATGCAGTCGGACATGCCATCGAGCAGGCGATGGCCGACCTCGCCGAGGGACTGGTCGGCGCGGGCGTGCGCAGACTGGTGATTGCCGGTGGTGAAACTTCAGGCGCCGTGGTCGATCGCTTGCGGATTCCCGGCTTCCTGGTCGGCGCTGAAATCGCTGCGGGGGTTCCGGTTTTGCGCGCGGTCGGCGCGGCAAGCGGCGAGATGCTGCTTGCCCTGAAATCAGGCAATTTCGGCGGACCGGAATTCTTCTCGGATGCGCTTGCCCTGATGCGCTGACACACGCCGTCGCGGCTTATGTCACGGCGGTAACGGCGTCTCCGTAGTTCAACGGGGAACCAAATTAACCGTAACGAAGGTGGGACGCTGGCTTTGATGCCTGCGGCGTCCCGCCGCGCCAGCAGCCGATTTTCCGCACCTTTCGGGTCTCGCGAGCCCGACATCAATAGGCATCACGATGTTCGCCAAATTCTCGATCCGCGCCAAGATCATCGCCGTGGTTGCGTTCCTGCTCGTCGCGATGATGGCGATGGGTCTGCTCGCGGTGCAGAGCATGCGGGCGATCAACGCCAACACCGTCGACATCACGACGAGCTGGCTGCCCAGCGTCCGCGTGCTCGGCGATCTTCGCGCCGGCGTCATCACCTACCGCAACGTGATCCGCGAGCACATGCTCGCCGAGACGCTCGAGGAGAAGCTGGCGCAGGAGAAGACCCTTGCGACGGTGATCGACGCCAACACCAAATTCCGCGCGACCTATGAGGCGATGATCACCTCTCCGGAAGAGCGGGCGCTCTACAAGCAGTGGACCGACACCTGGGACCGCTACCGGAAGGGCACCGAAGAGGTGATGGCGTTGTCGCGCAAGGAAGCCGGCAAGTTTCCGCACGACGCTCACGAGCTGAATACCAAGACCGTGAACAAGATCGGCCTCGAGGCCGATGAGATCATGCGCAAGGATATCGATCTCAACAACACCGGCGCGGACAAGGCCGCGAAGGACGCAGCCGACAATTTCTCCTCGGCATTCATGCTGCTCTGCCTGATGATCGGCGCGGCCGTCGTCATTGGCGTCGGCGTCAGCTTCATGATGATCCGCGACGTCTCGGCCGGCATCGCCTCGATCATCGCGCCGATGCAGGCGCTGGGCCGCGGCGACCTCACCGCCACCGTGCCGCACCAGGGCGAGAAGACCGAGATCGGCGCAATGGCCGACACGCTTCAGGTGTTCAAGGAAGCCCTGATCGCCAAGAAGGCCGCTGACGAGGCTGCCGCCGTGGACGCCGAAGCCAAGATCGAGCGCGGCCGCCGGGTTGATGGCATCACCCGCAATTTCGAGCAGATGATCGGCGAGATCGTACAGACCGTGTCGTCGGCCTCGACCCAGCTCGAAGCCTCCGCCGGCACGCTGTCCTCGACCGCCAAGCGCTCGCAGGAATTGACCACCACGGTCGCCGCAGCCTCCGAGGAGGCCTCCGCCAATGTGCAGTCGGTGGCGTCGGCGACCGAGGAACTGTCGTCCTCGGTGACCGAAATCAGCCGCCAGGTGCAGGAATCGGCGCGGATGGCCGGAGACGCCGTCGGCCAGGCGCGCACCACCAACGATCGCGTCAGCGAGCTGTCGAAGGCCGCATCCCGCATCGGCGACGTCGTCGAGCTGATCAACACCATTGCCGGCCAGACCAACCTGCTGGCGCTGAACGCCACCATCGAAGCCGCGCGCGCCGGCGAGGCCGGCCGCGGCTTTGCGGTGGTCGCCTCCGAGGTGAAGGCGCTCGCCGAGCAGACCGCGAAGGCGACCGGCGAGATCGGCCAGCAGATTGCAGGCATCCAGGCCGCAACGCAGGAATCGGTCGGCGCGATCAAGGAGATCTCCTCGACCATCGAACGCCTGTCGGAGATTTCGTCGACCATCGCGGCCGCAGTCGAGGAGCAGGGCGCGGCGACCCAGGAAATCTCGCGCAACGTGCAGCAGGCCGCCCATGGCACCCAGCAGGTTTCGGCCAACATCAGCGACGTGCAGCACGGCGCGACCGAAACCGG from Bradyrhizobium genosp. L includes:
- a CDS encoding branched-chain amino acid ABC transporter permease, which translates into the protein MGLLYGLIAAGLALIFGLMDVVNFAHGEFLMIAMYVTFFLFTFFAIDPLLAAPLVAAALFVFGAVIYLLVVRFAMRAKANAGMVQIFSTFGLAIVMRGLAQFFFTPDYRSIPQSLLGGKTVSIGGIFLPEPQLIGAMLSIVAFVALYFFINRTDFGRALEATREDAGAVALVGIDKNRVFALGWGLGAALVGLAGAIMAIFFYIYPDVGASFALIAYVTVALGGFGSVFGAFAGGILVGLVEASTALLLPPSLKSVGIYAVYLLVVFIRPRGLFGSM
- a CDS encoding ABC transporter ATP-binding protein; the protein is MLSVREVTTAYQGLVAISSVSIDVTKGEIVCVAGANGAGKSTLLKSIAGAERPRAGTVTFDGKRIDGQPQHVITSGGIAFVPENRRLFPRLSVRDNLRLGSYLYRSQADRDAPLDLVFQLFPRLSERLDQRAETLSGGEQQMLAIGRALMTRPRLLMLDEPSQGIMPKLVDEIFQAVKRIRDAGMTVLIVEQRMAECLEIADRAYILQTGRVLMQGTAAEISGNPDVRKAYLGL
- a CDS encoding aldolase, with translation MSETKLREDICRFGRSLFERGLTPGSSGNVSVRLDDGGWLVTPTNASLGFLDPAKMSRLDANGRLVSGDAPTKEVPLHTALYQTRSAARAVVHLHSTHSVALSMLSEIDPRAALPPLTAYYVMKCGQTALVPYYRPGDPDVADAIRGLAGQYSSVLLANHGPVVSGDTLEAAVFATEELEETAKLYLLLRGLNPRYLSPDQVKDLTKVFGLTLPEHGH
- a CDS encoding ABC transporter ATP-binding protein; amino-acid sequence: MTALLETRGVWQRFGGLVANSDVSISVGRGEIVGLIGPNGAGKSTLFNLIAGVLPPTQGSIIFDGEDVTKLPAAERCQRGVGRTFQVVKSFETMTVIDNVIVGALIRNTAMRIARKKAYEVLEFCGLAARADVLASDLVPSEKRRLEVARALATEPKLLLLDEVLTGLTPVEAQTGVELVRKVRATGVTVLMVEHVMEIVMPLVDRAIVLNLGKVLVEGKPTEVVRNPEVISAYLGDRHAVGA
- a CDS encoding methyl-accepting chemotaxis protein produces the protein MFAKFSIRAKIIAVVAFLLVAMMAMGLLAVQSMRAINANTVDITTSWLPSVRVLGDLRAGVITYRNVIREHMLAETLEEKLAQEKTLATVIDANTKFRATYEAMITSPEERALYKQWTDTWDRYRKGTEEVMALSRKEAGKFPHDAHELNTKTVNKIGLEADEIMRKDIDLNNTGADKAAKDAADNFSSAFMLLCLMIGAAVVIGVGVSFMMIRDVSAGIASIIAPMQALGRGDLTATVPHQGEKTEIGAMADTLQVFKEALIAKKAADEAAAVDAEAKIERGRRVDGITRNFEQMIGEIVQTVSSASTQLEASAGTLSSTAKRSQELTTTVAAASEEASANVQSVASATEELSSSVTEISRQVQESARMAGDAVGQARTTNDRVSELSKAASRIGDVVELINTIAGQTNLLALNATIEAARAGEAGRGFAVVASEVKALAEQTAKATGEIGQQIAGIQAATQESVGAIKEISSTIERLSEISSTIAAAVEEQGAATQEISRNVQQAAHGTQQVSANISDVQHGATETGSASSQVLSAAQSLSGDSNRLKLEVGKFLDAVRAA
- the ltnD gene encoding L-threonate dehydrogenase translates to MSSSVKPRIAVIGLGSMGYGMATSLNRAGFAVTGCDVSADAVARFVKDGGKGAGAPAQAAKDADIVVSVVVNAAQTETILFGKDGVAETLAKDAVFISSATMDPDIARRLAKQLEATGRHYLDAPISGGAQRAAQGELTILASGSAAAFAKARPALDAMAAKLYELGDAAGQGAAFKMINQLLAGVHIAAASEAIAFAAKQGLDIRKVYEVITASAGNSWMFENRMPHVLDGDYAPRSAVEIFVKDLGIIQDMARNARFPVPVSAAALQMFLMTSAAGMGRDDDASVARMYAQVTGTKLPGEK
- the otnK gene encoding 3-oxo-tetronate kinase, producing MTLARELSLGCIADDYTGASDLANTLTRAGLRTVQTIGVPASDLTLPEVDAVVVSLKSRSIEAGLAVTRSRAAETWLRGRGAAHVLFKICSTFDSTDAGNIGPVMDALRADSGDSVVLVTPAFPETGRTVYQGNLFVGAVPLNESPLKDHPLNPMRDSNLVRVLARQSRTKVGLVDLATLARGADAVRAKLADLAAKGIGAAIIDAVFDRDLETIGQVALDHRLSVGASGIGLGLARGLIASGRVKPAAANATPEMAVGGPAACLAGSCSQATLQQIAGAEKRMPVLHLDPERIVTTKDEAQRALSWAKGRLGEGPILIASSATPEHVAALQSRHGRDAVGHAIEQAMADLAEGLVGAGVRRLVIAGGETSGAVVDRLRIPGFLVGAEIAAGVPVLRAVGAASGEMLLALKSGNFGGPEFFSDALALMR
- a CDS encoding putative hydro-lyase; amino-acid sequence: MTVFAAAQRTQGEARGEPVLESAEARRAYRSGTVSAPTTAGVANGFVQGNLAILPEKLAGAFHRFCQLNPKPCPIIGMSDVGDPRIPALGLDLDIRTDVPRYRVWRDGEVADEPTDIMKYWRDDFVAFVLGCSYSFEEALLDDGLPIRHIERNLRVPMYRTNIACSASGPFAGPMVVSMRPFKPAEAIRAVQITSRFPSVHGAPVHLGHPHLIGIKDVAKPDYGDAVPVGDDEIPVFWACGVTPQSVIASAKLPFAITHSPGLMLVTDLRNRQLAVL
- the otnI gene encoding 2-oxo-tetronate isomerase gives rise to the protein MPRFAANLTMMFNEVPFLDRFEAAAKAGFTAVEFLFPYEHPAEEVGKRLKAAGLTQALFNLPPGDWSAGEKGFAALPDRFSDLQVSLKTALPYAHATGVKRLHLMAGIADRSDAKAVAAFRKSVAYAAEFFAPHGVDVVIEPINPRNVPGYFLNDFIFARDLINELKIANLKLQFDIYHCQIIHGDVTMRLREMMPFIGHIQIASIPSRNEPDGEELNYPFLFDELDRLGYGGFVGCEYNPRGKTTDGLAWFRPYAGAKP
- a CDS encoding branched-chain amino acid ABC transporter permease — encoded protein: MDTHFAQRRRRDLIMAGCLAVVAALVPLFVKDVYVQNIMVLTLMYAALSQSWNILSGYCGQISLGHALYFGLGAYATALLFTKFGVLPWFGMLAGGAISAVIAMALGYPCFRLRGHYFVIATIVIAEIALLLFQNWDWAGAALGIDIPVRGDSWLKFQFARSKLPYFYFALALACIAWLVTWWLEDSKWGYWWRAVKDNPDAAESLGVVVFNSKMGAAAVSAFLVAVGGSFYAQFVSYIDPESVMGFQFSLLMALPAVLGGIGTLWGPVLGAVILIPLTELTRSFVGGSGRGVDLIVYGALIVLISLALPRGLVSVFSLRKGATR
- a CDS encoding ABC transporter substrate-binding protein, coding for MTISRRNVLLGATGATAAAALGPMAARAQTSEVAIGVIYPLSGSSAAIGVDAQHAFNTAAEIINKDYNFALPLAKGEGLTGLGGAKVKLVFADHQADPQKGRAETERLITQEKVCAVVGTYQSAVAVTVSQTCERYQIPFISADNSSPSLHRRGLKYYFRASPHDEMFSAAMFDFFDAMKKKGQKIETLSLFHEDTIFGTDSANAQTKLAGERGYKIVADIKYRANSPSLTAEVQQLKAANADVLMPSSYTTDAILLVKTMAELGYKPKNIMAQDAGFSEKAVYDAVGDKLEGVISRGSFSLDLAQKRPMVGLINEMYRAKSGKDFNDYTSRQFMGLIVMADAINRAKSTDGDKIREALVATDMPGDVTIMPWRRIKFDEMGQNNFADPVLLQYVAKNFVTIFPEQAAVSEAIWPMNS